In bacterium, a single genomic region encodes these proteins:
- a CDS encoding acyl-CoA dehydrogenase family protein gives MEFLLNDEQQALRDMLRTFVAKEVRPKAGEWDASAEFPWETVAKLGELGLLGAMVPEEYGGSGMDTMSYAVAVEEISKGDGSLGLTVASHNSLCTAHILGFGSEAMKRKYLPDLASGKTLGAWGLTEPGSGSDSLGMRTKAEWKKDRWVINGSKMFITQGNIAGVYVVLAVTAKDKGKDGVTAFVFPSGTKGLSVGKKLHKLGMRSSDTAELVFEDLEVGPDAVVGQVNSGFRDTMKNLAGGRISIAALSVGIGLGAMREALAYSKERSQFGQAVSEFQAIQWMFADMGTELEAAELMTFRAASLKDAGRPYTREAAMAKLFASEAAMRATIKAVQVFGGYGYTQEYPAERYMRDAKLCEIGEGTSEVQRIIIARNLIRGH, from the coding sequence ATGGAGTTCCTCCTGAACGACGAGCAGCAGGCGCTGCGGGACATGTTGCGGACGTTCGTGGCGAAGGAGGTCCGGCCGAAGGCGGGGGAGTGGGACGCTTCGGCGGAGTTCCCATGGGAAACGGTCGCCAAGCTCGGCGAACTCGGCCTCCTCGGGGCGATGGTCCCCGAGGAGTACGGCGGATCCGGGATGGACACGATGAGCTACGCCGTCGCGGTGGAAGAGATCTCGAAGGGGGACGGCTCGCTCGGTTTGACCGTCGCCTCGCACAACTCCCTTTGCACGGCCCACATCCTCGGGTTCGGGTCGGAGGCGATGAAGCGGAAATACCTTCCCGACCTGGCGTCCGGAAAGACGCTCGGGGCATGGGGCCTCACGGAGCCCGGTTCCGGTTCCGACTCCCTCGGGATGCGGACGAAGGCGGAATGGAAGAAGGACCGCTGGGTGATCAACGGGAGCAAGATGTTCATCACCCAGGGAAACATCGCCGGAGTGTACGTGGTCCTTGCCGTCACGGCCAAGGACAAGGGGAAGGACGGCGTCACCGCTTTCGTCTTCCCGTCCGGAACGAAGGGGCTCTCGGTCGGAAAAAAACTCCACAAGCTCGGGATGCGCTCCTCGGACACCGCCGAACTGGTCTTCGAGGATCTCGAGGTGGGGCCCGACGCCGTGGTCGGTCAGGTCAACTCCGGATTCCGGGACACGATGAAAAACCTCGCCGGAGGGCGGATCTCGATCGCCGCCCTATCGGTGGGGATCGGCCTCGGGGCGATGCGGGAGGCGCTGGCCTATTCGAAGGAGCGGTCGCAGTTCGGACAAGCGGTGTCGGAGTTCCAGGCGATCCAGTGGATGTTCGCGGACATGGGGACCGAACTCGAGGCCGCGGAATTGATGACCTTCCGGGCCGCATCGCTCAAGGACGCCGGGCGTCCCTACACCCGGGAGGCGGCGATGGCCAAACTGTTCGCCTCCGAGGCGGCGATGCGGGCGACGATCAAGGCGGTCCAGGTGTTCGGCGGGTACGGGTACACGCAGGAGTATCCGGCGGAACGGTACATGCGGGACGCGAAGCTGTGCGAAATCGGGGAAGGGACCTCCGAGGTGCAGCGGATCATCATCGCCCGCAACCTGATCCGGGGTCACTGA
- a CDS encoding Zn-ribbon domain-containing OB-fold protein, whose protein sequence is MAKKIPTKRPAASSKFEELMTGTTVFNVPLPADLKALKGMSPIVIKQPYNIEYLHSYGQDSPFFAGLSNKKILGTTCPKCDYTWATPRLACTQCGGETDWVELPQTGRVHTFTTCYFGGEEFLKETPFHLVLVEFDGVDTLLLSRLLGPEQPEDIRIGMKVKAKFRRNSQLKPTDVYFVPAE, encoded by the coding sequence ATGGCGAAGAAGATACCGACGAAGCGGCCCGCGGCCTCTTCGAAGTTCGAGGAACTGATGACCGGGACGACGGTGTTCAACGTCCCCCTTCCGGCGGATCTCAAGGCGCTCAAGGGGATGTCCCCGATCGTGATCAAGCAGCCGTACAACATCGAATACCTGCACTCGTACGGGCAGGACTCCCCGTTCTTCGCGGGTCTCTCGAACAAGAAGATCCTCGGGACGACATGCCCGAAGTGCGACTACACCTGGGCCACTCCCCGGCTGGCTTGCACGCAGTGCGGGGGGGAGACCGACTGGGTGGAACTCCCGCAGACGGGGAGGGTCCACACCTTCACCACCTGCTACTTCGGCGGCGAGGAGTTCCTGAAGGAAACCCCCTTCCACCTCGTGCTGGTGGAGTTCGACGGGGTCGACACGCTTCTCCTTTCCCGTTTGCTCGGGCCGGAACAGCCGGAGGACATCCGGATCGGAATGAAGGTGAAGGCGAAGTTCCGTCGCAATTCCCAGCTGAAGCCGACCGATGTCTATTTCGTGCCCGCGGAGTAA